Below is a window of Paenibacillus bovis DNA.
GGATTATGCAGACATTCTGCTGCTGCACGATATCGAATTCGGTGACCTGAATATCGTTCTGGATGAAGCGATACCGGCGCTGCAGCAGTTGAAGCAGGAAGGCAAAATACGTTTTTATGGAGTATCCTGTCTGCCTCTGGAAGGATACCGGCGCGTTCTGGAGCATACCGATCTGGATGTGATTTTGTCTTATTGTCATTATACGCTGAATGATTCCACTCTTACTGATCTGCTGCCTTTGCTGGAAGCCAGAGGGATTGGGGTTATCAATGCTGCACCGGTTGCGATGGGGCTGCTGTCCGACAAAGGGCCTGCTGACTGGCATCCTGCTTCTCCCGAGATCAAGCAGCGCTGCCGCGAAGCGGCAGAATTCTGCCGACAGCAGGGGAGCAGCCTGACACAGCTGGCGATCCAGTATGCTGTCTCTAACGAACGTCTAACGACTACGATTGTAGGAACAGCGAGCACTGCAGAGATTACCGATAATATTCGTTGGGCAGGTGAGCCGATCGATTTGGATGTACTGCAGCAGGTATTGAACATTCTGGCACCTGTGCAGGGACAGACATGGCCAAGTGGACATTGGACCCGTGAAATATTGGAAGGAAGCAGAGAATTGAAGTGGCAAGGGAGCCCTTTCTAATATCAATCTATAGGCTATAGCCAGGATACGAATTGATCGGTTATAGTTAGATGACTATGATAAAACATAGTATAATGACGGAAAATAACGAACTTTCCCAAAAAGAATGTTGCCCATGACAAAAGATGAAATACGTCATGAATGTAAATAAATGGAGCAGATTCGACAAAAATAGCGATACGCAAATGTTGTAATAAACATTTTACGTATCGCTATTTTCATGTTACAATAAATTAGGTATCCGATGTAATTATTTTACAGATAAAAGAATGGAGCTGCGCGCTGGAACCTCAATAGAGGAAGCAACCTGATTATTACTTAACATATCCTCTGCGTTAAGGTTTCCGAGGTCTACAGAAGCAGCTTCGGCATTATGATTAAGCAGGAACAGGAACTTGCGTCCGTCTTTGACACGACATCCTGCTTCTACACCTACAGGTGTATCGAGAACCGGCTGAATCCTTTTTTGGTCGCAGAGATGCTTCATGAGTCCGGCAATAAATGTCTCTTCACCATCCGAAGCGATATACCATGCCTCGCCCTGACCAAATGTATTGCGAGTAAGCACTGGCAT
It encodes the following:
- a CDS encoding aldo/keto reductase — its product is MPVNAMINRRKLGNTGLEVSPLSLGAAPLGHVFGHIDEDQGVRAVLEAFEQGVNLVDTSPYYGVTRSEQVLGRALRQLPRERYILSTKAGRYNDREFDFSRQRILDSVDESLQRLGTDYADILLLHDIEFGDLNIVLDEAIPALQQLKQEGKIRFYGVSCLPLEGYRRVLEHTDLDVILSYCHYTLNDSTLTDLLPLLEARGIGVINAAPVAMGLLSDKGPADWHPASPEIKQRCREAAEFCRQQGSSLTQLAIQYAVSNERLTTTIVGTASTAEITDNIRWAGEPIDLDVLQQVLNILAPVQGQTWPSGHWTREILEGSRELKWQGSPF